One genomic region from Pseudoduganella dura encodes:
- a CDS encoding thioredoxin family protein — MHSTTLHADNRAEVAAALAQDHLVVACLCAAWCGTCASYRTAFEELAARHPRKYFLWVDIEDHADVVGDLDVENFPTLLIQRHETVAFFGTMLPDPNVASRLIDTIAATGDEELDRQAGSTAERRQWQRECNLRQLMGTS, encoded by the coding sequence ATGCACAGCACAACCCTACACGCCGACAACCGCGCCGAAGTGGCCGCCGCGCTGGCGCAGGATCACCTGGTGGTGGCCTGCCTGTGCGCCGCCTGGTGCGGCACCTGCGCCAGCTACCGCACCGCGTTCGAGGAACTGGCCGCGCGCCACCCGCGAAAATACTTCCTGTGGGTCGATATCGAGGACCACGCCGACGTGGTGGGCGATCTCGACGTGGAAAACTTTCCCACGCTGCTGATCCAGCGGCACGAAACCGTGGCCTTCTTCGGCACGATGCTGCCCGACCCGAACGTGGCCAGCCGGCTGATCGACACCATTGCCGCGACCGGCGACGAGGAACTCGACCGCCAGGCCGGCAGCACCGCCGAGCGCCGGCAGTGGCAGCGGGAATGCAACCTGCGGCAGCTGATGGGCACGAGCTGA
- a CDS encoding winged helix-turn-helix transcriptional regulator, whose translation MAGKRKHQEEPCPVARGVDLVGERWALLIVRDAFDGVRRFGDFQRSLGVARNILADRLRLLVEEGVLASRPASDGSAYQEYVLTPKGEALFPVIVALRQWGERYLFARGEAHSVLVHRATGEEVGELALRTADGREVTAAGTVVRKVDGGA comes from the coding sequence ATGGCGGGTAAAAGGAAACACCAGGAGGAGCCGTGTCCGGTGGCGCGCGGCGTGGACCTCGTCGGAGAACGCTGGGCGCTGCTGATCGTGCGTGACGCGTTCGACGGCGTGCGCCGGTTCGGCGATTTCCAGCGCAGCCTCGGCGTGGCGCGCAACATCCTGGCGGACCGGCTGCGGCTGCTGGTGGAAGAAGGCGTGCTGGCGAGCCGGCCGGCATCGGACGGTTCGGCTTACCAGGAATATGTGCTGACGCCGAAGGGCGAGGCGCTGTTCCCCGTCATCGTGGCGTTGCGGCAGTGGGGCGAGCGGTACCTGTTCGCGCGCGGCGAAGCGCATTCCGTGCTGGTGCACCGGGCAACGGGAGAGGAAGTGGGCGAACTGGCGCTGCGCACCGCCGACGGGCGGGAAGTGACGGCGGCCGGCACGGTTGTCAGGAAGGTGGACGGCGGCGCCTGA
- a CDS encoding MFS transporter encodes MTSITSFPATRLALLATSAAICVANVYYAQPLLDLIAADLGLGRAAAGGIVTATQLGSALALLFVVPLGDRFDRKRLMLAQLAALALALAGICAAQRIGSLLGAMLLAGLLGTAMTQGLIASVAAAARAHERGRVVGAVQGGVVLGLLAARVVAGGIADLAGWRAVYALSAVLTVLLAALLWRALPAVPAPARPLPYRQLIGSMVTLLRTDRVLRTRGTIALLMFAVFNIFWSALVLELAGPPHALPHTAIGAFGLVGMIGALGALRAGRLADRGHGERTTGAALLLLCAAWLPLAFTPASLLALAAGIIALDLAVQALHVTNQSLILHGAAGAHSRLIGCYMLFYAVGSGAGALAATAAHAAGGWRLVCLLGAGVSAAALLFWRATVRLPAAAPSADGCRGV; translated from the coding sequence ATGACATCCATCACGTCCTTCCCTGCGACCCGTCTTGCCCTCTTGGCCACCTCGGCCGCCATCTGCGTGGCCAACGTGTACTATGCGCAGCCGCTGCTCGACCTGATCGCGGCCGACCTGGGGCTGGGCCGCGCGGCGGCCGGCGGCATCGTGACGGCGACGCAACTGGGCAGCGCGCTCGCGCTGCTGTTCGTGGTGCCGCTGGGCGACCGGTTCGACCGGAAACGGCTGATGCTGGCGCAACTCGCCGCGCTGGCTCTCGCGCTGGCCGGCATCTGCGCGGCGCAGCGGATCGGGTCGCTGCTGGGGGCGATGCTGCTGGCCGGCCTGCTGGGCACGGCGATGACGCAGGGCCTGATCGCCAGCGTGGCCGCCGCGGCGCGGGCGCACGAACGGGGCCGCGTGGTCGGCGCGGTGCAGGGCGGCGTGGTGCTCGGGCTGCTGGCGGCGCGCGTGGTGGCGGGCGGTATCGCCGACCTGGCCGGGTGGCGCGCGGTCTATGCGCTGTCCGCCGTGCTGACGGTGTTGCTGGCCGCCCTGCTGTGGCGCGCGCTGCCGGCCGTGCCCGCGCCGGCCCGCCCCCTGCCGTACCGGCAACTGATCGGCTCGATGGTGACGCTGCTGCGCACCGACCGCGTGCTGCGCACCCGGGGCACGATCGCGCTGCTGATGTTCGCGGTGTTCAATATCTTCTGGAGCGCGCTCGTGCTGGAACTGGCCGGCCCGCCCCACGCCCTGCCGCACACGGCGATCGGCGCCTTCGGGCTGGTGGGCATGATCGGCGCGCTGGGCGCGCTGCGCGCCGGCCGCCTGGCGGACCGCGGGCATGGCGAACGCACGACCGGCGCGGCGCTGCTGCTGCTGTGCGCGGCGTGGCTGCCGCTGGCGTTCACGCCCGCCTCGCTGCTGGCGCTGGCGGCCGGCATCATCGCACTCGACCTTGCCGTGCAGGCGCTCCACGTGACCAACCAGAGCCTGATCCTGCACGGCGCCGCCGGCGCGCACAGCCGGCTGATCGGCTGCTACATGCTGTTCTACGCCGTGGGCAGCGGCGCCGGCGCGCTGGCCGCCACGGCCGCGCATGCGGCCGGCGGCTGGCGCCTGGTGTGCCTGCTCGGCGCCGGCGTCAGCGCGGCGGCGCTGCTGTTCTGGCGTGCCACCGTGCGCCTGCCCGCCGCCGCGCCTTCGGCCGATGGGTGCCGGGGAGTATAA
- a CDS encoding Fur family transcriptional regulator, which translates to MNKALTTAHTASSATASAPRPEELIRATGARVTQPRIRVLGFLLGHDEPLTHHDILGRLPGAGFDAVTLYRVLEWLTEQGLAHRIAGGDGVWRFSANPGRDSHEHAHFQCTSCEAVTCVTDVPVPRKLKLPEGFTGDEIDLLIRGRCARCAAG; encoded by the coding sequence ATGAACAAAGCACTCACCACCGCGCATACAGCAAGCAGCGCCACGGCATCCGCGCCGCGGCCCGAGGAACTGATCAGGGCCACCGGCGCCCGTGTCACGCAGCCGCGCATCCGCGTGCTCGGCTTCCTGCTTGGCCACGACGAACCGCTGACCCACCACGATATCCTCGGGCGCCTGCCGGGCGCCGGGTTCGACGCCGTCACGCTGTACCGCGTGCTGGAATGGCTGACGGAACAGGGCCTGGCGCACCGCATCGCCGGCGGCGACGGGGTGTGGCGCTTTTCCGCCAACCCCGGCAGGGACAGCCACGAGCATGCGCACTTCCAGTGCACCAGCTGCGAAGCCGTGACGTGCGTGACGGATGTGCCGGTGCCCCGCAAGCTGAAGCTGCCCGAAGGCTTCACCGGCGATGAAATCGATCTGCTGATCCGGGGCCGCTGCGCGCGCTGCGCGGCCGGGTAG